One Mycobacteroides salmoniphilum DNA segment encodes these proteins:
- the dnaA gene encoding chromosomal replication initiator protein DnaA — protein MTDELNSQFTTVWNTVVAELNGDDNQYLSSFPPLTPQQRAWLTLVKPLTMAEGFALLSVPSSFVQNEIERHLRGPIVEALSRRIGENVELGVRIAAPAPGEDSEVAGAAPELELDEVDETTEALASAHESWPSYFIDRPGGADKAETPDTSLNSRYTFESFVIGASNRFSHAAAVAVSEAPARAYNPLFIWGESGLGKTHLLHAAGNYAQRLFPGMRVKYVSTEEFTNDFINSLRDDRRVAFKRSYRDIDVLLVDDIQFIEGKEGIQEEFFHTFNTLHNANKQIVISSDRPPKGLATLEDRLRTRFEWGLITDVQPPELETRIAILRKKAQMDRLDVPDDVLELIASRIERNIRELEGALIRVTAFASLNKSPIELSLAEIVLRDLIPDSNAIQISAATIMAVTAEYFDTSLDELRGPGKTRALAQARQIAMYLCRELTDLSLPKIGQTFGRDHTTVMYADKKVRGEMAQRREVFDHVKELTARIRQRSRH, from the coding sequence TTGACTGATGAACTGAATTCCCAGTTCACGACGGTATGGAATACCGTCGTCGCAGAGCTTAATGGTGACGACAACCAGTATCTGTCCAGTTTTCCGCCGTTGACACCGCAGCAGCGCGCCTGGCTCACTCTGGTCAAACCGCTCACGATGGCCGAGGGTTTTGCACTGCTTTCGGTGCCGTCCAGCTTCGTGCAAAACGAGATCGAACGGCACCTGCGCGGGCCGATCGTGGAGGCCCTTTCCCGCAGGATCGGCGAGAACGTCGAACTCGGCGTACGGATCGCGGCACCGGCTCCTGGCGAAGATTCAGAGGTCGCCGGAGCAGCTCCAGAACTCGAGCTCGACGAGGTCGATGAGACCACCGAGGCGCTTGCTAGCGCACACGAATCGTGGCCTTCGTACTTCATCGACCGCCCTGGCGGAGCCGACAAGGCCGAGACCCCCGACACGAGCCTCAATTCGCGCTACACCTTCGAATCTTTCGTCATCGGCGCGTCCAATCGGTTCTCCCATGCGGCGGCTGTCGCTGTTTCCGAAGCCCCCGCCCGGGCCTACAACCCGCTGTTCATCTGGGGCGAATCCGGGTTGGGCAAGACACATCTGCTCCATGCCGCGGGGAACTACGCCCAGCGCCTGTTCCCCGGTATGCGCGTCAAGTACGTGTCCACCGAAGAGTTCACCAACGACTTCATCAACTCTTTGCGCGATGACCGTCGAGTCGCGTTCAAACGCAGCTACCGCGACATCGACGTTCTCCTGGTCGATGACATCCAGTTCATCGAGGGCAAGGAAGGTATCCAGGAAGAGTTCTTCCACACCTTCAACACCTTGCACAACGCCAACAAGCAGATCGTGATCTCCTCTGACCGGCCTCCGAAGGGCCTGGCCACTCTCGAGGACCGGCTGCGCACCCGCTTCGAGTGGGGCCTCATCACCGATGTTCAGCCCCCTGAACTGGAAACCCGAATCGCGATCCTGCGCAAGAAGGCGCAGATGGACCGACTGGACGTCCCCGACGACGTACTCGAGCTCATCGCAAGCCGGATCGAACGCAATATCCGTGAGCTTGAGGGTGCCCTGATCCGAGTCACCGCGTTCGCCTCGCTGAACAAGTCCCCCATCGAGTTGTCGTTGGCCGAGATCGTGCTGCGTGACCTCATCCCGGACTCCAACGCCATCCAGATCAGCGCGGCCACGATCATGGCCGTCACCGCCGAGTACTTCGATACCAGCCTTGACGAGCTTCGTGGGCCCGGTAAGACGCGTGCGCTGGCACAGGCACGTCAGATCGCCATGTACCTGTGTCGCGAGCTCACCGACCTGTCACTGCCCAAGATTGGCCAGACATTCGGGCGCGACCACACCACCGTCATGTACGCCGACAAGAAGGTCCGTGGCGAAATGGCTCAGCGGCGTGAGGTTTTCGATCACGTCAAGGAGCTCACCGCGCGGATACGCCAGCGCTCCCGACACTGA